In Glycine max cultivar Williams 82 chromosome 4, Glycine_max_v4.0, whole genome shotgun sequence, the genomic stretch AACGATATATTTTATGAGAGGAAGACATTTAAGTGAGTATGAAAGAACTGAATCTTAATCATATGATTATACATAAATGCTCacaatttaatttatgtaattacttaaaaaatcattaactttttaattCGATTTAGTATATTGACCATTCAAGATAAGATCTAGTAgtcaatatttattcattttactaGTTCTCTTACTAGATATAGATATATTTATTAAggataaatacatatttattttcataaaagacacttttttaacacattttttttggaCAAATAATGGATTTGTTTGtttaagcttttttttaaataatttttaaaaataaataaaaagatttatcATTTTCTGATATATTTCTCTGAACTGCTTCTATTAAATATAAgtagttattttaaaacaaatcttataatttttttaaaaaaaccacttatataaaacgtgtttttttttttaaaaaaaatagttaaacaaTCTGTCTTAGACTCGTATTAGTTGTATTttgatcataaaaaaatattagttataatttatccaaaaaaaatcagaaagttTGTGGGTCTTATttcttatatgattttttttaatgattttatagttttctataaactataattaataaaagagaATTTATCTACAAAGGTTTATTAGAGAATGTAATtctaacatttttctcctttaaaatactatcacattttttttatcttgatgcaaatgttttttaaaataaaagtagagagaaattattaaatgaagaaAGTTAAGCAAAAAGtaccaaaatttaatttgatatatcaTGCCCTCAAATGACCTAGGTGTCATggataaaattgtatttttcttcatttttttaaggatgtattttttttcctattataaAGTGTGGGTTTTTTTAAACAGATACCCaattataacattttaatttaggCACATGCACGGATACCACCCAATGATTGTATCACACATAGACGAGCTACACTAAGAAGGAAATCAGATGTTTGTTGAGGTCCAGGCTTGCTATTGTGAAAAACCATGCGACAGATGCTGTGGCATTAGTAGGCAACAAGGTGTTGTTAAATTGGTTAGAGGGGTTGTCTCACGCGTATGTTGCTAGTAGGTCCTATCTCTTGGTTGCTATGACCTATTTGCTCAACAATACCATTTCTGTCAACAAGAGTTCTAACCCATCTACACATCAAATACCAAAAGTACCTCATTGATCTAGATCACTGCAATGAGTACGTTTGGGGAGTAACTGCACTAACTTATCTCTATGACCAACTGTCATGTGTGAGTTTGTATTCGAGCATGCAGATGGTAGGTTATATGAGGCTACTCAtagtaagtattttttttgtgtgtactTAATTGTTTCTTTGTTGATATTAAATGACGCTATAAATAGTTTTATGTTTATAGTCATGGGTGTTTGAGCATTGTCGACCATTCTAACTCGTGAGAAGGTGCAGGAGTATGATTGCAAGCAGTTGATTGCCGTTGAGGGGTACCAACAAGGCTAATTCGACTAGGGAGGTGTTTGACCAATGTTGTCTAGTTTCCATATGCATCACGAAGAGATCTTAGACCTTTTGAGAACCAAACATATTGCTCTGGGTACACTAAAGTTGGGATAAACATGTCACCATATCTATCAGAGAGAGTTTTGAAGAAGTTCAGGTGCTTACAAAATATTCCTTCAGAGCCACCCGACATCCTGCATATGAGAGGTGCAATCAGGCTTCTGAGGAGTGGGAGCAGTATGTGGCACCGTCAGGCAAGATTGTTCCACATTATAGTAATGTCATTAGCAATTTTGGTAGTATGAATAGTAACTGCAGCTCTAAATGAGAAACGGCCCAAACATAACTCTGGCCCGAAATACCTGAATATTTTAGAGATGATTTGAACCACTAATAAGTACCCACGTCATGCAAACGGCCACGTGTTGCATCTCCATTGGTTGAAAACATGTCACGTAACGCGTAGAAGAAAGTAAAGTGCCGTGTCCTTGCCGGTTCGTGCAGAAAGGTCCATTGCATTGCAGTGTAAGTATTTACAAAGCAAAGCGAAGCAAGCATTCACTGAATGCGCTCTATCTCTCTCTTTCGATCTGGGTACTAACCCTAACCCGCTTCGAACCGTGGCTTCCTCAGGCTCGCAGAACCTCTCTCGAAGaaaaccttcttcttcttcgtcttcgtCTTCTCAACAAACACCCGGGTCGACCCGGATCGTTTACCGAGAATCTCGGATCCCATCGGAATCCGATTTCCCGATCTGGCAGCAGAACTGGTTCATCGCATTGCTCTTCGTCATGGCTCTCGGATTCTTCGCCCTCGCCATTTTCCTCTTCCTCACTCTCGACTCTGACATCGCTCCTTCTTCCACCGCCTCCGCCTCCGCCTCCGCCGCTTCCTCCGAAGGCGTCGAGGTCTcactctctgtctctctctctcttttcttttccgtTGGGATctcagatttttttatttattttctgataCAATTTTTCGacaattaataataagtaattTCTGATTGCTTGATCTTTAATTGTGCAGGTGCAGGTTACTTACGGCACGGTTCTGAAGCTTATGCACGAGAAGACCAAATTTCGGTTGCATTCTCATGACGTGCCCTACGGTTCTGGCAGTGGACAACAATCGGTTACTGGTTTCCCAAATGTCGACGATTCCAATAGTTACTGGGTAATTTCctcattcatattttttttttcttatttgaatgaataaaaaatctaagGACGTGAGAGCCACTTTTGCTGCATTATCTATGTTTATGGTTTAAAGAATTTTACACTAccaactaattagaaattaacgtagacatgacttttaaagtaattactataacaatcaacaaattttcaattatatggCAATTCATGATTAGATAACGGTGTAAATCAGtgtgttctaattttttatttttatttttttttcgtaaattTTGCTCTGCGGCATTTGGTTTTTGTCTTGACTTAAGATATGTGCATTGTTTTGTAGATTGTAAGACCTGAGCCAGGAACTTCTGCTAAACAAGGTGACCCCATTAAAAGTGGCACAATCATTAGATTGCAGCACATGAGAACAAGGAAGTGGCTGCACAGCCATTTGCATGCATCCCCGATATCAGGCAATCTTGAGGTGAAtgcttgtttttagtttttttgtttgcaAATGATATAAACTTTAGGATCTGTTGATGATTTCTGTAATGTGTGCATCATAAATAAGCTATTTTTCTTTCGTGCATGGTATATTTGCTGCTTTTCTATGTATGATTGTAAATATGCCAATTTTGAAATGTTTCAGCGCAGTTTCCGCCTTTTCTATGTATCATTGATGATTGATTATAAGGACTCTGCATTCGAATGTAATTGAGGCATATAACCTTCAAGGACCAAATTGAGGgtgctttctttttattatttcccTTTCGGGGAGTatgtgatattttaaaaataaatggcGAATCATATTATTGTACTTAGGAAGATgtttaaggatttttttatattagacaGCTATTCTTATTTCTTAGTGCACACAGTCAATGCCTCTCTTGCCTCATCAATCACTATCTATAAATGAAACTCTAATCTATTAACAATAATCTGTTAGCTAAATCAAACTGGaatatttagtttgatttttccCATAATTATTTGCTATTTAGTCCTTTTCATCTTACGATAATGTTATTTCCCTTAGCTTTGAGTGAACCACCCCCTTTCATTTTACGTTTCATCTCTCATATGCcgtacatttttttcttagacATGTTCTTTTAGTCCTACTTCATTTCCCATGCATGAACAACAGACCTAGAATCTGgttaaataatgatttgaacCTATGTCCTCTCTTAACAAACTTATGTTAGACCCATTTATTGTGAATGACATTCTCTTTGATTTTACATCCAATTTACGTTGTATACCTTAGACAATGAAAATACGCAGTTCTGTGTAGCTTTTGCCCTGTAATCAATTTATCATTTCTTCTACTGGTATCTCTTGCTAATCTGATGCCTTGCATGTAGCACCATTCTAATGATATATCATATAACCTTAAATACTTCTTTAAAGATTCTCTACatattattactttaatttatttgtttttggtcTCAACTGGTATAACACAAGAgcaacaacaaagccttatcccactaggtctGTTGGTATAATATTTCTCCAAACTTGTCCTTTGGATTGAGCTACCAAAACCCAATGAAAATGACTTACTGTAGCATCTTGATGTAATTGTTATTCACTATTGTGTTGaaaatcaatattatttatcCCAATGCTGTCAATTGATTTAGCTATCTATATAGCTGGCACTATCAAGTATCTAGTGGGATAAGAGTTGTGGTACTAAAATCAACACTCGTGCAATTAACTACCACTTATAAACTATCTCACTATATCTGTCTCCCCTCCTACAGACTGATGCAAGAAAAATTGACACTGGTAAAATTCTTGAACTATCAGAACATACATAGAGAGGGACTTTTTGCTAATATAGATATCTCTTTCATTATCCTCTTTGACTTTGCATTCAAATTAGCTTCTGATTATAGTTAAGATTTTGATTGTCAAGTATAACCTGTTTTAGACCCTGTCTGAGATATTGGATATCTGACATAGTTTTGAACTGAAATTAGGTCAGTTGTTTTGGAGGAGAATCCGAATCTGACACCGGGGACTATTGGAAGTgagacatttttcttttcttttctcgaTGAATATTTAGATCTCAATATTCTGGATGGTGctttatatttgtttcattgtCTTTAGGCTTATAATAGAAGGAAGTGGAAAGACTTGGAAGCAGGATCAGAGGATTCGCCTTCAGCATATTGACACTGGAGGCTATCTACATAGTCATGATAAGAAATACAGTCGTATTGCTGGGGGTCAGCAGGAGGTGAGAAATTGCCTGGATATGAAAATACTCTATTCTCcctttaaaaacattttataggACTAAGATGTGTGAATAATATTTTCGATGCTTACTGCATTTATTCTTCAGAACCCTACAAGTATTCTGTAGATGACTTAGGCACTAACTATAATTTTGTCAAGTTAGATTTGGCTTAGAAAGTACAATGAATAATGGTGGTCATGGCATATATGGTCATTTTTCGTAgtgattctattttattttataagtaacTAAAATGTTGGATGTATATTAACATTTTTGTCATTTATAATATCTATCTTACCAGGTTTGTGGTGTTCGTGAAAAGCGTGCTGACAATGTGTGGTTGGCAGCCGAAGGTGTCTACCTTCCCGTTACGGAAAGCAAATGAGTTACTTAGTATCGATACTTATTCTAAACGGGTAAACCATGGATAGTGGGAGTGGGTGGCTGGCACCGGTTCTGATAACAAATGCAGGTTTTTCTATTGAAGGATAAATATACAGGAGCATTTAGGATTAGATAACGGTAGTAATATTTTGTCATAGGTACACTTTGTTATGTAGTAAGTGCATGCCCCATTTTCATTTTCCCCGCTGAAAATACTTGGTGTCTGTTGTTTTGTGAACGCCATATACCATTCCTCTAATAGGACTACGAAACGCAATGAGtctatttttcaattgaattatTATACGGATAAAAATGAACCTTTATGGATGTGTTTctctttttgattttgataatgCAAAAGGATGGGAAATCCTTTCTGGTCCTTTACGTTCATTTGCAAGCGAGGAAAATTCTTTTCAGGTGAAATTAGAGTTTTTGTCTAaatgtgttttattttgtttttatagtttttatttaactttaaattttaaattattttccacGCTAATATTTTCCTAACTTTTGTTTCATTTCCCATGTCAGTCAAAATAGTCAATGTCATTGATCGAGTAAAAAAAGACCACATTTGGAATTAGGACATATCTTTCCTGTCTAGTAATATTTTCATGTGACCATATGACCTAGCTAAGAATTTGGAAGGACCACTTCGACGGTTCGGTGTTTAGTGTTTTATGCTATACGTGATTGAGAGAGGGATATGATGTTAGAGGATGGTGATTAACCCACCCTGATTGTGGTTGGTTAAAGATAATGAGTGTTGTTGATTTCGGGTTATCATCTTTTAGTTTAATGGTCTTGATTTGtctgtttaaaattattttataaagtcaattaaatttctctattTTATAGCATTAGATCAtaatttatagttaaaattttaaaaaactttaaaaatgggATTGAGTTTTGAGATAAGGAAGTGGAATGGAGGAgattaaacaaaacaaatgaaGGGCTCAATTTTTGAGATATAGAAAGTGAGGTAGAGGAGGTTGGccgaataaaaat encodes the following:
- the LOC100811638 gene encoding stromal cell-derived factor 2-like protein-like precursor, whose amino-acid sequence is MALGFFALAIFLFLTLDSDIAPSSTASASASAASSEGVEVTYGTVLKLMHEKTKFRLHSHDVPYGSGSGQQSVTGFPNVDDSNSYWIVRPEPGTSAKQGDPIKSGTIIRLQHMRTRKWLHSHLHASPISGNLEVSCFGGESESDTGDYWKLIIEGSGKTWKQDQRIRLQHIDTGGYLHSHDKKYSRIAGGQQEVCGVREKRADNVWLAAEGVYLPVTESK
- the LOC100811638 gene encoding stromal cell-derived factor 2-like protein-like isoform X1: MALGFFALAIFLFLTLDSDIAPSSTASASASAASSEGVEVQVTYGTVLKLMHEKTKFRLHSHDVPYGSGSGQQSVTGFPNVDDSNSYWIVRPEPGTSAKQGDPIKSGTIIRLQHMRTRKWLHSHLHASPISGNLEVSCFGGESESDTGDYWKLIIEGSGKTWKQDQRIRLQHIDTGGYLHSHDKKYSRIAGGQQEVCGVREKRADNVWLAAEGVYLPVTESK